TTGCTTCTAATTTTAATGCCTGCCTAGTTGCATGCTTAGCAATTAGTAGGATTCTCGTGCGTGTCGACTCGGGAGTCGGTGTAATTGTTGTCGATGCAGAATAAAATGAGCCAATGATGAGAAACTTAATTAGTGACATATAGTAGTACTGTTTATCTTCTTTTCAGTGGTGGgttcatttttttaaaattttttttggCATCAAGGATGAATGATTTTGATCAGTTCACATCATCCAAATTGATCATCTCATAGTTAGCTTAAATTGTTTCTATCCAAAAGATATTTTTAGCTATATTTATGATATTTGTTAGATTTTCTTAGCTCTGTTCCGATTGCAGAAAGCCAGAAAGCGCTTCTAATAGATTGAACGAAGCTCACGGTTTCACCAACCAGGCAACACTTGGCCAATGTTGTCatcctttttatgtttttttgagTCTCTTTTGAACAATTTTTATCTAAATTAGTGGAAACAAGCCTAACTAATATAAGAAAGGGGGTTTAAGACTAAGACTTAGACCAATAAATGATTAATATGGGATTAGTTGAGGTTATACAAGCTTAAAAGTCTATGAATACCAAGGGTTTAAACAAAAAATCctaatcaaagaagaaaaaaaaagggtagGGTTCAAAGACAATAGTGAGAAGTGGAATGTGTCAAATCTGGTGCCACTTGACATTCACTGAACAATGAACACTTTAGGTCACACTCATCATCATCCTTTCATAATCATCCAGCTGTTCTTTTCAGAGAGGAGATGAAAAGAAAACGAAGCAAGGACACAAGTTTTTCCATTTCTCTCTACTTTGTTTTACTAATTTAACTCTTAAAGTAATGTTCTCCTTCTCTTCCATAAACACCTAACTAATTTGGTGGATGACATCACACTAAACCATTAACACAGATTGTTTTCCCACTGGAACTCAGGATCAGATTCCATTGGGTGGTGTTTGGTACTCACTGATCTCAGTCCTGCACGCCAGCACACAAACAATATGGAATCGTACCATGTCACAGATTCTGGCAGAATCAGACACATTATTGGAAAATTTGAAATTCAGCTTGCATGATTCACTTGCTCATATCAATTGTCCAGCCCTCTGCTCATTCATGTCATCAAATTGCATGCATCAGCATTTGATACAAAACCATGGGCGGTTTCATGTTGTCAAACAATCCTACCATATTTGCATTTAACTGACTCCCCATGTCATCCGATGATCATCAGATGCAACAACAGGAATTATTATCATGAAAGATTGGAAAAGACTAGAGTACAGTGGACATCAGAAAAACCAACTGAATAAGATACAACCATACCAAGAATTTCTTGTTTCGAGCCGAGTAGTGAAAGGCAGTGCAAAATGAAAAATTCAACTGTTTTAGGTAGGCTCGTAGGAAAATATACATGAAAAGGAATTCGACTTTGATTTGAATCAGAATAGTCGTTTTCTAGTAGGGAAGGTTGAGGATCCATTGTCTGATGCTGTCGCAACAGGAACTGGAGCCTCTTTTTTAGCATTCGCTGATTCCCTCTTAGATGACTGGGGATCCAGGAAGAGAGCTTTCTGGAATGTTTGGGAAAACCCAGTAGCAATTATGGTTACATGCACCTCACCTGTGTATCTATCATCAATTACAGCACCAAATATTATGTTGGCAGATGGGTCTGCCAAGCTGGTTACAATCTGCATTAGCAACAAAACAATTTGCATCAATTGTTGATTCAGATAGATACAATGTGGGAGAAGTATATTAAAACCATAACAACACAGCTGACTAAAAATATGGCTACTCCCATTCTACCATAAAACTGACTCTACCATACAATTGATGCAAAGAAAAGAACACAAGACACCGCCAATGATAATGTCCAGATGATCAACATATGAAATACAGGTCAAGCGATATAGTAAGTAAGATCAGAGTTGGCAAACCAGTGTGGCTAGTCAGGGAGCAGCTAATAACGAAGGAGGGAAACCCTCCCTCAAAATTATCAATAGCATTTAAGAAGTTGCAATTGCCTCCCACAATTAACCAGACTAAAACAATATATAAACTGCATTTTTTCGTATCACGGTGTTCAACTGCCAAGAATGTGTATGTTTTCTTTGTGCAGAAGTTCCATTTTAAATGGTAATACCTAATGATATTGTGGGGTTGTTCAATCTATGGCCAACCCTAATGATAAGGCACAGATGGTCAAAGATACTGTACATATGAAATACAGATCAAGTGATATAATAAGTAAGACCGGAGTTAACTAACCCAATGTGGCTAGTCATGGTGCAGCTACTAAGGAGGGAAACCCAATGTGGTTATCAACAGCATTTGAGAAGTTGCAACTGCCTCCCACTTTTAACCAGATTCAAAGAATATAAATTGCCTTCGTATCACAGTGTTCAGTTGACTAGAATGTGTGGGTCTTTGTGCAGAAGTTCCGTTTTGAGTGAGTAATACCTAATGATATTGTGGGGTTGTTCAATAtatggaaagtaaaagaaaaaataatacattCGTGTTAAGGCTATATCAGTAGCAAATGTTTTGGTGCAGTGGTCAGATAGACAATGAGTTTATCAATCAGTTAACTTTTGCGCACTAGCTTCATTGTAAACCTGATTTGAGGGGATATCTACAGAAGTGATCATGGTTAGATGAAAAAAGAGGGCGTTTGAACCTCCATGAATGGTTGGAACGATGCATATTGATTTATGGTCATGAGATGTTGACTTGTTCTTGTCTTGGGAGTTTTAAATTTGTACTATTGTGACATGTTGGTATGTTGGCTTCTGGGTACTGACTAATCATTAGTTTGGGTGTGTCCTGTTGTTGGTCGGGTAAGCTAAGTTCACGCTTCATGtactgattttcttcttcttcagtatttcatataccaCCAAAAAGACATAAATAAAATGAAACGGCAAAACTCAATCTTCTTTAAGAGGTTAAGTTTGGTACCTGTGACACTCTGTTCACCTCTTGCAAAGTTAGGTCCTTTCCCCCCGTAATATTATACACCACACCAGTTGCCCGCTCAATTGATCTTTCTATCAATGGAGCTGAGGTTGCTTGTAGCGCCGCCTCTTCAGCTCGGTTCTTGCCTGTGGACACCCCAACACCAAGCATTGCGGTTCCTGAGTCTTTCATTATAGCTTTCACATCCGCAAAATCTACATTCACTAAGCCTGGAATCTGGATCAAGACATATAGATACAATAACGTTAACCATATACAGTTAACCTTCCGTTTGGTGAACATGTACGAGGTTGTGAGCAACACAGGGTTGTAACATTGATGCTTACAGTTATAATATCTGAGATTCCTTGAACACCCTGGCGAAGTACATCATCAGCCAAAAGGAAAGCTTCTTGAAGAGGTGTCTGTGCAGGAGCTACGTCGAGCAACCGATCATTGGGTATTACAATTAGAGTGTCCACAGAAGCCTGAAGTTTTTCAATAGCTTCAAGAGCCTGCAAAAGATAACTATATTTCATCACCTATTTTATACACAGAACAGGGGCAAGTTGATACATGTGACACCATTCGAGAAGAGGATAAACCTATCCACTACGTTAGGTTTTGCTTGGCATTCCATGACTAGAACTCCAAGTTGATACATGTCACGCTATTAAagaactagataaacttatccaCCAGTTCAGGTCCCACGTGGCACTCCATGAATATTTGCCAACGCAATTAGGGAACAGGATAAACCTATCACATTTAAGTCCTGCTTAAACAGGTGTTATCGACCAAAATATGGCAAGTTCATACATAAAACGCTATTAGAAAATGGAACAAGCTTATCTCCCGTTTCGGCGCTCCGTGAATATTCGCAAATATTCACAGCCAAGTTATACTAGCTTGTGCTTAGTGTGCGATAAAAGCATACGAACTAGTTTGAAGTGTGGATGCCTTACTTTTTTCTTGGTAAAACAAAGACAAGTACATGAGAAGTATTTCAGATGTAGGTAAGAGAATGCACCTGTACAGACCTTCTGCGACCTTCAAAACTAAATGGGTATGTTACCACACCTACGGTCAAATAACCAGCATCCTTAGACAAGCGAGCCACTACTGGAGCAGCCCCAGAACCAGTCCCACCTCCCATTCCGGCGGCAACAAAAACAAGATCTGAGTCAGCAAGAACTTCACAGATCGCATTTTTCGACTCCTCAGCCGCCTGCTCGCCTAACTCCGGATTTCCTCCAGTACCTGTATTACTGAACAAACTATCTGTCAGTTAAGAAACATACCACACCACTCACAGTGGTTCTTTACTGGCTATGGAGAGGAACTACGAAGTTCACTGAACTGAGAGCATTTAAAAGAGAATCCGAGTGACTTTTCACTTTCAGAAAGAAATTTTTAACAAGAAAACGTAGTAAGCCAAGAAACTTCCTACCTAAACCACGAGTCAATTGTTCCCCTATTTGGACTCGTTTCTCAGCACTTGACTGCACTAAGGCCTGAGCATCAGTATTTATAGCATAGAACTCAACTCCCTGATAACAATGAAAATATAGCATGAGCACGCAATTGACGTGATATATAATCCAAACATGGGAACAACTATCTACCAAGCTATAAACCAACTCAACCAAAACGAGAAAAGATATGAAGAATAATTAGGAAAGAACTTCTTCCTTAAGGAAAGGCTTATCTGTATATAAGCCACTTTAACCAATTCATTAAAGTTCTTTGCTTCATCAGCAACCCCAAATAGCAATCATGGCACTACATCTTATCTACAAAGAGTGACTAATTTACAACATATGAGAGTGTATCCGCATTGGATTCTGAGAgataagtttttattttttactcCATTTGAGGGTTCCTCCTCCAAAACATAGATCACTACCAGAGAGGGGGACTAACGACTCCCTACTTGGACATCAAAAGGGGGTGCGTTTCGTGCAATAATAAATCGAGCACTACAACATCGAGCCTTATGCACAATACCTATACCAGTTCCAACACTGGCGCCAAAAACTTCCACTagttccaccaccacctccattgcCACCACAACCACCTAAGAACCAACACCAGCTCCAGTTCCATCACCAAAATCTCCACCCTCCCTAAAACTAGCACCACCTCCACAACCAGCATCAATGCCACCAACTCATGCTACAAATCAGCGGTGGGTGGAGTTGGTGCTGATGTTGGGGGTGGAGGAATGAGGGACGGCCCAGGAGTTGCAGGTGGTGCAGGGACTCGGTGGTGGAATTGGTGTTAGGGGTGCAGGGTCCTGCGGGAGTTGAGGGCTTAGGCTTGGTAGTCCACCCAGCATAAGCACTAGTTCTCAGGTACAACACAAAACTCAATACTAAAAAAATCCCTAATAAAATGAGAATCTCAGCTCAAACTGAAATCAaaacaatataaaaataaaaccctaatctGTAATTTAGAAAACAAACCTGAAGACCACTTCCAATCATCCGATTAACAGCATTATTACCGCCACCACCAATACCAACAACCTTAATTCTCGCATTCTCAGGAGATGAATCTTGAGAAAATGAACAAGAACATGAATATCTCGATACTAGGGTTTTACATTTGTAGGGTTTTGAGTAAAGATGAACACTTGaagaagatgagaatgaagaTTGAAGGGTATACAAGGAATTTCTTCTAGTTGATAGGGCAAAACTGGGAAGAGAAAATAATTTCTCGCAGCTCTGCATTTTACCTTCAAACTCAAGCTCACAGTGAAGAAAGGAATTAGACTTCCGGAAGGAGAAGAAGATATCGGAGCTGGAAATATTATATACCTAAAATACCCCTCTTCATTTTGGTTGAATTGGGGTTAATTTGGTAATTTGAAAGAGAAATGAAAATCTGTGGCAACCAAAAGGAATAAAAAGGATAAACAAGAAGGGGTGTCTTTCCCTCCAAAAATGAGTAATCTGTTACTCCTCTTCCCTCAATTTCCTCAAATCTTTCCTCCAAAACATTCAAATACTTCAGTCTGTTGTTCTACTGATCGAACCCAGACTTCTCAAAGTAAAAACAATCTTCTCTTATCAAATTTGGTTTCGGTAGCAGTTGTTGTAAGTACTGCTTTGAATTCTCCACTACCTTCACTAGCAATTCCATCATTGAATAATTCTCGGAGTAATTCCGCTGTTGTTAGTCCGACTACTCCGTTCTCACAGTCCAAAAACTTGAAGATCGGATTAGAATATGGGTAATTCATAATGTGATTCATTCATTTTCATTAATTTGTTGAGTGCCACAGGTTTCTCTTGATTTTACATGGTTTTGTATGCTTGTTTCTTGCAGGAAAATTAGACCATGTCCATCGATTAATCCTAGTTGTATATCGTCGAATCCTAAATCATCAAACTTCGCATTTCCATGGGTGATTTCTAAGAATGAAATTGAGAATGCAGTTCAGGtaatcatgaaaaacaaaaaaaaacaagtcaTTTTTAGAGTTTAGCATATTCGCTTATTGAGTTCTTGTAATTACATTCTGCAGAAATTGCAAGAAGCAATAATGGAAACACAGAAAAATGCAAAGATCTTAGTCATTGAAGATACTCTGGATGGTAACTTAATTTCTGCTCTGACACCACTTTTTAAAAACTCCAATGTCTGTGTAGTATTGTAGTTGTTGGTTACCAGTATTGATTGGAGTGTGTTCGATTAACAGGGAAATACGTACAAGCCGAGATTGAGAATGGAGGGTTTGGTAACAAAGATGTGGTGGAGTTTTTAGTGAAAGGAGATGTGGTTTCATATAGATGTATGGCTCAGAAAGTAACTTATGTGTATCCATTCACCACTGCCTTTGGTGATTCAAAGGGACAAGAAGAAAGAATGAAGAAAATCCTCGACCAGTTGGGTTGGTATGCACTCCATGGATTgaaccatatatcttataattCCAATTTCAAGAACCTTAGTTTTCACATATTTGCTTTCGCTATACTAGTATTACGCAGTTGTATGTAACTTGGGTATACTAATACTATGTAGAGCTCAGATTTGTCTATCTTTATGCCTTGGATTGCCAGCAGAAAGTTTTTGATAAAATGGTTGTGTGAACTTTTGAATTCGCTTCGCATATGAATAACAACGGATGGCCTAATAACTTCAGTTTCTATGGGCCTCACATGGCATGACATGAACTATAAACTGGAGAAAGCTAGCTGACATTAAAACACCTTTTAGACCAAAAATTATGGGGTGTTCTTCTGCAGGCCAAATTCTTGCACCAAAAAGcagatttaatttatttttctttttctttttctagaaCAACAAGAAAAACGAAAAACAACACAAAAGGGAAAGAGAATTAGCCCACTGGGATGGAATCCACTCGACAGGAAGGGGAGAATGAAGTTACCACCATTCACTGATGTGATTGGATGCAGTGTATTTTGCCAGAATGTGAGCTGCTGTAATCTTTCCTGACAAACTCGATGGAGTACTCTTGAATCTCGCCTACAATATTTCTGACACACCAAGGGACTTGCTTTAACTTCTTGGACAAAGTGAGAACCTTCGAAAATGACTTTGTTCAGTCCCTCCAGAGCGCTTTTCAGCTTGTCAAGAGCTTACTGCATGCAAGTTCCTGACCCTGCTTCCTTTGAAATAACCTGCATGATCACAGGCAATTAAGCCAATCGCAGTTATAGTAATGTTGGAAATGAAACAAGTGTCACAATAGAAATGAAAGCAGTTTTGTGATGGCAATAATGTCAAATGTTTTTTTAGATATTCACCCATCTATATAGTAACTTAAATCCATCGCATAACTGGAATTCAAGTAGACTTGTTGTCGCTAAGATACCACATATCTTTACTGAAAATGATCCATCCTGGGTTTCTTAAGGAGATATGGACTCAGCAAGAATATCTGAAGTTCTTCATTGGTGGAGTTGTTCTTTTCAGTGTGTATTGAAAGTCCCGTAAATTATTCCATTATAAAAACTCAATTTCATCGTAGAAAATACTAATTAAGTATAAATATCAACCATGGATTAGGTTATAAATGAGCCTATACCTCCATGAAGCCCCTTCCCTATGAATACAAATGACTATCTTTAAGTTCAAGGCTTCAAGCTTCTCTATGGCTTGGCCACCTCAAAATGAATATACTGGCATTGCCAACATCCGTAACCACAATCTTTAGGAATCCTTTCTTAGCCCCATGTTTCACAAAATTTAAACATTGGAATTCTCAGGTCCTCTTGGACCAGTAATCATAACCCTCGATTGGGTTGTCTATATTCCAGCATGAACTTGGGACATAACTAATTATGAGCTTAAGACTCCTAGTAGGGGCGTAAAATGGCCCAGGTCGGGCATGATTATTGAGTACTTGTGGAATCTGAAAATTAGGCTACAGAAGCATAATAACCTAACCCATAGTTTATGAACACATTTTGGTGAACACGCCAAGACCAGAAGTATGCACAACGAAATGTGCATACTGAAATTCATTACGTAGTCCTTTTCACTAAAGATAAAATATGTGTCTTATAAACTATATCCAAAGTTTGGTCCTTCGGCCTAATTCCTTTTTTGCTAAGACGGATCTGGTTATTCCCACCAATTCCTAATCTTACAATAATTCTTGTCTCTAAATCTTGGCTAAACCATAATAACAATGATTGTACTCCTAAATTATATGGAAAGTTGTCAATGTGAATGCATGTTAGTACATATCGACAGAAAGGTGCAACATAAACATTACTAAAGAAACCAGCTCCCATTTGGGTATTCTCAGTTAAAGTCAGATAGACACAACCATACTGACAAGGGCATCATATAGAGGTCAAATGAACAGCACGTCGTATTTCCTTCTTTCTCCCCTAAACACCTAAACGAAGACAGTGACCAAATTTcttacaagatttttttttttaaattagtcGTTGggggagcctagcaacaagctgggcaccaacgcCTTTCTGGATTACAAtccctaattatttttttattttatttttggatatgtttGTATTGGATGATAGGAAAGGCAAAATACCTTGAAAAACCCTTCTTGAGCAGTCTTATGCAAGGggatcaaaataaacaaaagccTT
This genomic stretch from Papaver somniferum cultivar HN1 chromosome 5, ASM357369v1, whole genome shotgun sequence harbors:
- the LOC113281056 gene encoding thylakoid lumenal 17.9 kDa protein, chloroplastic isoform X2, whose protein sequence is MSNLLLLFPQFPQIFPPKHSNTSVCCSTDRTQTSQSKNNLLLSNLVSVAVVVSTALNSPLPSLAIPSLNNSRSNSAVVSPTTPFSQSKNLKIGLEYGKIRPCPSINPSCISSNPKSSNFAFPWVISKNEIENAVQKLQEAIMETQKNAKILVIEDTLDGKYVQAEIENGGFGNKDVVEFLVKGDVVSYRCMAQKVTYVYPFTTAFGDSKGQEERMKKILDQLG
- the LOC113281055 gene encoding cell division protein FtsZ homolog 1, chloroplastic-like, whose protein sequence is MQSCEKLFSLPSFALSTRRNSLYTLQSSFSSSSSVHLYSKPYKCKTLVSRYSCSCSFSQDSSPENARIKVVGIGGGGNNAVNRMIGSGLQGVEFYAINTDAQALVQSSAEKRVQIGEQLTRGLGTGGNPELGEQAAEESKNAICEVLADSDLVFVAAGMGGGTGSGAAPVVARLSKDAGYLTVGVVTYPFSFEGRRRSVQALEAIEKLQASVDTLIVIPNDRLLDVAPAQTPLQEAFLLADDVLRQGVQGISDIITIPGLVNVDFADVKAIMKDSGTAMLGVGVSTGKNRAEEAALQATSAPLIERSIERATGVVYNITGGKDLTLQEVNRVSQIVTSLADPSANIIFGAVIDDRYTGEVHVTIIATGFSQTFQKALFLDPQSSKRESANAKKEAPVPVATASDNGSSTFPTRKRLF
- the LOC113281056 gene encoding thylakoid lumenal 17.9 kDa protein, chloroplastic isoform X1: MSNLLLLFPQFPQIFPPKHSNTSVCCSTDRTQTSQSKNNLLLSNLVSVAVVVSTALNSPLPSLAIPSLNNSRSNSAVVSPTTPFSQSKNLKIGLEYGKIRPCPSINPSCISSNPKSSNFAFPWVISKNEIENAVQKLQEAIMETQKNAKILVIEDTLDGKYVQAEIENGGFGNKDVVEFLVKGDVVSYRCMAQKVTYVYPFTTAFGDSKGQEERMKKILDQLGWYALHGLNHISYNSNFKNLSFHIFAFAILVLRSCM